The Streptomyces sp. NBC_01353 genome contains a region encoding:
- a CDS encoding HAD family hydrolase: MAIRAVLWDIDDTIFDYSRADLAGMRDHLTAEGLVDGFDSVDQALRRWQELTTVHWRRFEAGGVDFQDQRRERVRDFLAAPGLTAAEADAWFERYITHYEAAWELFPDAVPVLDLLAGDYRHAVLSNSSIHNQDRKLRVLGLRERFEAVVCAAELGVAKPAAEAFHAACAALGLAPGEVAYVGDQPDIDARGAAEAGLTGIWLDRAGTGGRPELTRITGLHQLPGLLRGDTRFGAPDTFR; the protein is encoded by the coding sequence ATGGCCATTCGCGCGGTTCTGTGGGACATCGACGACACGATCTTCGACTACTCGCGTGCCGACCTGGCCGGGATGCGCGACCACCTCACGGCCGAGGGCCTGGTGGACGGATTCGACTCCGTCGACCAGGCCCTCCGTCGTTGGCAGGAGCTCACGACCGTCCACTGGCGGCGCTTCGAGGCAGGCGGGGTGGACTTCCAGGACCAGCGGCGGGAGCGGGTGCGCGACTTCCTCGCCGCGCCGGGGCTGACCGCCGCCGAGGCCGACGCCTGGTTCGAGCGGTACATCACCCACTACGAGGCCGCGTGGGAGCTCTTCCCCGACGCCGTGCCCGTCCTCGATCTGCTGGCGGGTGACTACCGTCACGCGGTCCTGTCGAACTCCAGCATCCACAACCAGGACCGCAAGCTGCGCGTTCTCGGTCTGCGGGAGCGCTTCGAGGCCGTCGTCTGTGCCGCTGAGCTCGGGGTCGCCAAGCCGGCCGCCGAGGCCTTCCACGCCGCCTGCGCCGCACTGGGGCTCGCCCCGGGGGAGGTGGCGTACGTCGGCGACCAGCCGGACATCGACGCCCGCGGGGCCGCCGAGGCGGGGCTCACGGGCATCTGGCTGGACCGCGCCGGCACCGGCGGAAGGCCCGAACTGACCCGGATCAC
- a CDS encoding DUF4241 domain-containing protein: MPMTAPDHARLFTPGTSFSYEDGLTGTISVVEVGELALPTGRVVACDPFVYLGSGEIEPFTAEAPPGRYAVQAAVATLVRPGAEPGPHPHTRVAAVCLTVRDAPAVSWELALLPGQDIAELGEDEFYGYGVDAGTGCFYDASADGAFPGTEDEEGAVWAAMETVGHGPGVFMAEGENSHNLAGFTSGWGDGAYPTWIGRDADGALTCFVTDFFVARV; encoded by the coding sequence ATGCCGATGACCGCCCCCGACCACGCCCGGCTCTTCACCCCGGGCACCTCCTTCTCGTACGAGGACGGCCTCACCGGGACGATCTCCGTGGTCGAGGTCGGCGAACTGGCCCTGCCCACAGGTCGTGTCGTCGCCTGCGACCCCTTCGTGTACCTGGGGAGTGGCGAGATCGAGCCCTTCACCGCCGAGGCGCCCCCCGGCCGGTACGCGGTCCAGGCGGCCGTCGCCACACTCGTACGCCCCGGAGCGGAGCCCGGCCCGCACCCGCACACCCGGGTCGCCGCCGTCTGCCTCACCGTCCGGGACGCTCCTGCCGTCTCCTGGGAACTCGCCCTGCTCCCCGGCCAGGACATCGCCGAACTCGGCGAGGACGAGTTCTACGGCTACGGCGTGGACGCCGGGACCGGCTGCTTCTACGACGCCTCGGCCGACGGGGCCTTCCCCGGCACCGAGGACGAGGAAGGCGCCGTGTGGGCGGCGATGGAGACCGTCGGCCACGGGCCGGGCGTCTTCATGGCCGAGGGCGAGAACAGCCACAACCTGGCCGGCTTCACCTCCGGCTGGGGCGACGGCGCCTACCCGACCTGGATCGGCCGGGACGCCGACGGCGCGCTCACCTGCTTCGTCACCGACTTCTTCGTCGCCCGCGTCTGA
- the gltX gene encoding glutamate--tRNA ligase, with translation MANAIRVRFCPSPTGNPHVGLVRTALFNWAFARHNQGTMVFRIEDTDAARDSEESYNQLLDSMRWLGLDWDEGPEIGGPHEPYRQSQRMDIYKDVAEKLLAGGYAYHCFCTAVELEARRDAARLAGKPSGYDGTCRNLSAERIERYRAEGRESIVRFKMPDEPITFTDLVRGELTFTPDNVPDYGIVRANGAPLYTLVNPVDDALMEITHVLRGEDLLSSTPRQIALYKALIELGVAKEIPAFGHLPYVMGEGNKKLSKRDPQASLNLYRERGFLREGLLNYLSLLGWSFSADQDIFTIEQMVGKFDIADVNANPARFDLKKAESINADHIRLLDVKAFAAACEPWLTAPHANWAPEDFDRTAWEAIAPHAQTRVTVLSDITANVDFLFLPEPVFDQPSWDKAMKGEPAALLTTARAKLEPADWTDPESLKNAVLAAGEEHGLKLGKAQAPVRVAVTGRTVGLPLFESLEILGKEKTLARIDAALAKLAG, from the coding sequence GTGGCTAACGCGATCCGCGTCCGTTTCTGTCCCTCCCCGACCGGCAACCCCCACGTGGGTCTGGTCCGCACCGCCCTCTTCAACTGGGCCTTCGCCCGGCACAACCAGGGCACCATGGTCTTCCGTATCGAGGACACCGACGCGGCCCGCGACTCCGAGGAGTCGTACAACCAGCTGCTGGACTCGATGCGCTGGCTCGGTCTCGACTGGGACGAGGGCCCCGAGATCGGCGGCCCCCACGAGCCGTACCGCCAGTCGCAGCGGATGGACATCTACAAGGACGTCGCCGAGAAGCTGCTCGCCGGCGGCTACGCCTACCACTGCTTCTGCACCGCGGTGGAGCTCGAGGCCCGTCGTGACGCGGCCCGCCTCGCCGGCAAGCCCTCGGGCTACGACGGCACCTGCCGCAACCTGAGCGCCGAGCGCATCGAGCGCTACCGGGCCGAGGGCCGCGAGTCGATCGTCCGCTTCAAGATGCCCGACGAGCCGATCACCTTCACCGACCTGGTCCGCGGCGAGCTCACCTTCACCCCGGACAACGTCCCGGACTACGGCATCGTGCGCGCCAACGGCGCCCCGCTGTACACGCTGGTCAACCCGGTCGACGACGCGCTGATGGAGATCACCCACGTCCTGCGCGGCGAGGACCTGCTCTCCTCCACCCCGCGCCAGATCGCGCTCTACAAGGCGCTGATCGAGCTGGGCGTCGCCAAGGAGATCCCCGCCTTCGGCCACCTGCCGTACGTGATGGGCGAGGGCAACAAGAAGCTTTCCAAGCGCGACCCGCAGGCCTCCCTCAACCTCTACCGGGAGCGCGGCTTCCTCCGCGAGGGCCTCCTGAACTACCTCTCCCTCCTGGGCTGGTCGTTCTCGGCGGACCAGGACATCTTCACCATCGAGCAGATGGTCGGGAAGTTCGACATCGCCGACGTCAACGCCAACCCGGCGCGGTTCGACCTCAAGAAGGCCGAGTCGATCAACGCCGACCACATCCGCCTGCTGGACGTGAAGGCGTTCGCCGCGGCCTGTGAGCCCTGGCTGACGGCCCCGCACGCCAACTGGGCCCCCGAGGACTTCGACCGCACCGCCTGGGAGGCCATCGCGCCACACGCCCAGACCCGGGTGACCGTCCTCTCGGACATCACGGCCAACGTGGACTTCCTCTTCCTGCCCGAGCCGGTCTTCGACCAGCCCTCCTGGGACAAGGCCATGAAGGGCGAGCCTGCCGCGCTGCTCACCACGGCGCGCGCCAAGCTGGAGCCGGCCGACTGGACCGACCCGGAGTCCCTCAAGAACGCGGTCCTCGCCGCCGGCGAGGAGCACGGCCTGAAGCTCGGAAAGGCCCAGGCCCCGGTCCGCGTCGCGGTCACCGGCCGCACGGTCGGCCTGCCGCTCTTCGAGTCCCTGGAGATCCTGGGCAAGGAGAAGACCCTCGCCCGCATCGACGCGGCGCTGGCGAAGCTCGCGGGCTGA
- a CDS encoding fumarylacetoacetate hydrolase family protein → MRIARFSIDGNVAFGAVEGEGTVESGGLVLDIIKGIPYTDFELSGTKVPLGKVRLLPPVLPNKVVAIGRNYAEHAAELGNEVPEVPVAFFKPTTSVIGPGDAIEYPSFSNELHHEAELAVVIGRMCREVPRERVKDVIFGFTCANDVTARDAQAREKQWARAKGFDTSCPLGPWVETGMDLAAASDLTIQATVNGEQRQLGRTSDMIRSIEDLVVHITEAMTLLPGDVILTGTPAGVGPLNVGDEVAVTIEGIGTLTNKVIKRG, encoded by the coding sequence GTGCGCATCGCCAGATTCTCCATCGACGGCAATGTCGCCTTCGGCGCCGTCGAGGGCGAGGGAACCGTCGAGTCCGGCGGCCTGGTCCTCGACATCATCAAGGGCATCCCGTACACCGACTTCGAGCTCAGCGGCACCAAGGTCCCGCTCGGCAAGGTACGGCTCCTGCCGCCCGTGCTCCCCAACAAGGTCGTGGCCATCGGCCGCAACTACGCGGAGCACGCCGCCGAACTCGGCAACGAGGTCCCGGAGGTCCCCGTCGCCTTCTTCAAGCCGACCACCTCGGTGATCGGCCCCGGCGACGCCATCGAGTACCCCTCCTTCTCCAACGAGCTGCACCACGAGGCCGAACTGGCCGTGGTCATCGGCCGTATGTGCCGCGAGGTCCCGCGCGAGCGCGTCAAGGACGTCATCTTCGGCTTCACCTGCGCCAACGACGTCACCGCCCGCGACGCGCAGGCGCGCGAGAAGCAGTGGGCCCGGGCCAAGGGCTTCGACACCAGCTGCCCGCTGGGCCCCTGGGTCGAGACCGGCATGGACCTGGCCGCGGCGAGCGACCTCACCATCCAGGCCACGGTCAACGGCGAACAGCGCCAGCTCGGTCGCACCAGCGACATGATCCGCTCCATCGAGGACCTGGTCGTCCACATCACCGAGGCCATGACGCTGCTCCCGGGCGACGTCATCCTCACCGGCACTCCCGCCGGGGTCGGCCCCCTCAACGTCGGCGACGAGGTCGCCGTCACCATCGAAGGCATCGGCACTCTCACCAACAAGGTGATCAAGCGTGGCTAA
- a CDS encoding nitrate- and nitrite sensing domain-containing protein — protein sequence MQGRFKRDGSNAAAEQEPRAGTDRGSSAQHAQNPGKGPAGEGGEASARSGATTSATESAATAQKPKAENEVGPRIALRNWRISTRLVALLTLPVVAATSLGGIRISESLKDMEQLDHLQLLTKLTQEATDLAQALQTERDHSAGPLANGKSAGDYQVSNPRKATDRAQKAFMDATGDIPATEGDEALQSIRQNVSQIASQVVQIGGIRQEAYKDGVSHSVTVEAYSRLIRSLLSLSQDMAQATSNPEMIKRTRALAAFSSAKEYASVQQAIIASALPSSDSRPGNLEQGDRLYGYAAQQGEKVELKSFETIYESAGGDAAELTASLTTGNPSIEAADKYADRVLSTDSGLAGRTLRGHLNFTDEYGTKIVAMSRIEANLLGQMDTKARELRAESQRDAIINGALILLVLGVSLVGAFVVARSMIRSLRRLQDTATKVAQDRLPELVKQLSEADPQDVDTSVESVGVHSRDEIGQVAAAFDDVHREAVRLAAEQALLRGNVNAMFTNLSRRSQGLIQRQLSLISELESREADPDQLSSLFKLDHLATRMRRNGENLLVLAGEEPGRRWTRPVPLVDVLRAAASEVEQYERIELAAVPATEVAGRVVNDLVHLLAELLENATSFSSPQTKVRVTGHALPDGRVLVEIHDTGIGLSPEDLAAINERLASPPTVDVSVSRRMGLFVVGRLSLRHGIRIQLRPSDSGGTTALVMLPVDVAQGGKKPAPKQGPGAQGAMPQAPSASGGRLTGGPGAAGGPGAGGRPGLGGAPSASSASAGRLGAGPSAARGQVGAGSGPRAALPGRDGAQRPNSPQSQAPQQPQPQGHQTSQMPQVSQEPQRPGLGAGGFGGAQSAIPSRTDVWGGQGNQGNQGNQGQAPQQQPQQGQGNQAPQGGRPAQNGYPRAELPGGNPQQQRPQTTSWGSDQAQPVRRPQQEMSPLDAPRGHEEPETTGQYPRPTAPQGPGSTGQFPRPDLGRQQQNPQQAPQGYQPQASQDPASTAQFPRPDFGQPQQAPQQAQAPQGYQQQPPAQRPRGGGDYGAPRPAGNLPQQPQQPQLQQPRQPEALPPASGPSDARTPLYDTLETNWFHGQGQDQGQAPQDNGRGAVDQTMQTPVVPQQPASPAPRRPAAQGGGEGGQQQGGPASWRTSPNDELVRQAERVRKPAAGGVTTSGLPRRVPKANLVPGTAQEQAHTAGPQVSRAPDDVRGRLTNLRRGIQQGRQAGNSTTGSFPLGPTHQQER from the coding sequence GTGCAGGGACGATTCAAGAGGGATGGCAGCAACGCTGCCGCGGAGCAGGAGCCCCGCGCCGGAACCGACCGCGGTTCCTCGGCCCAGCACGCCCAGAACCCGGGCAAGGGTCCTGCAGGCGAGGGTGGTGAGGCCTCCGCGCGCTCCGGCGCCACGACCTCTGCCACCGAGTCCGCCGCCACCGCGCAGAAGCCCAAGGCCGAGAACGAGGTCGGGCCGCGAATAGCCCTGCGCAACTGGCGCATCTCGACGCGTCTGGTCGCCCTGCTGACCCTCCCCGTGGTCGCGGCCACCAGCCTCGGCGGCATCCGAATCAGCGAGTCGCTCAAGGACATGGAGCAGCTCGACCACCTGCAGCTGCTGACCAAGCTGACGCAGGAGGCGACCGACCTCGCCCAGGCCCTGCAGACCGAGCGTGACCACTCCGCCGGCCCCCTGGCCAACGGCAAGTCGGCCGGCGACTACCAGGTCTCCAACCCGCGCAAGGCGACGGACCGGGCCCAGAAGGCGTTCATGGACGCCACCGGCGACATCCCCGCCACCGAGGGCGACGAGGCGCTGCAGAGCATCCGTCAGAACGTCAGCCAGATCGCGTCCCAGGTCGTCCAGATCGGCGGCATCCGCCAGGAGGCGTACAAGGACGGCGTCTCCCACTCGGTGACGGTCGAGGCGTACAGCCGACTGATCCGCTCGCTGCTCAGCCTCTCCCAGGACATGGCGCAGGCGACCAGCAACCCCGAGATGATCAAGCGGACCCGAGCGCTCGCGGCGTTCTCGTCCGCCAAGGAGTACGCCTCCGTCCAGCAGGCGATCATCGCCTCCGCTCTGCCCTCGAGCGACAGCCGGCCGGGCAATCTGGAGCAGGGCGACCGCCTCTACGGCTACGCCGCCCAGCAGGGTGAGAAGGTCGAACTCAAGTCCTTCGAGACCATCTACGAGTCGGCCGGTGGCGACGCCGCCGAGCTGACCGCCTCGCTCACCACCGGCAACCCCTCCATCGAGGCCGCCGACAAGTACGCGGACCGGGTGCTGAGCACCGACAGCGGCCTGGCCGGCCGCACCCTGCGCGGTCACCTGAACTTCACCGACGAGTACGGCACCAAGATCGTCGCGATGAGCCGCATCGAGGCCAACCTGCTCGGCCAGATGGACACCAAGGCCCGCGAGCTGCGTGCCGAGTCGCAGCGCGACGCCATCATCAACGGTGCGCTGATCCTCCTCGTCCTCGGTGTCTCGCTCGTCGGCGCCTTCGTCGTGGCCCGGTCCATGATCCGCTCGCTGCGCCGGCTCCAGGACACCGCGACCAAGGTCGCCCAGGACCGTCTGCCCGAGCTCGTCAAGCAGCTCTCCGAGGCCGACCCGCAGGACGTCGACACCTCCGTCGAGTCCGTCGGTGTGCACTCCCGGGACGAGATCGGCCAGGTGGCCGCGGCCTTCGACGACGTGCACCGCGAGGCCGTCCGTCTCGCCGCCGAGCAGGCCCTTCTGCGGGGCAACGTCAACGCGATGTTCACCAACCTCTCGCGCCGCTCCCAGGGTCTTATCCAGCGTCAGCTCTCGCTCATCTCCGAGCTGGAGTCCCGCGAGGCCGACCCGGACCAGCTCTCCTCTCTCTTCAAGCTCGACCACCTCGCGACGCGTATGCGTCGTAACGGTGAGAACCTCCTCGTCCTCGCCGGTGAGGAGCCCGGCCGTCGCTGGACCCGTCCGGTCCCGCTGGTCGACGTGCTCCGTGCCGCCGCCTCCGAGGTGGAGCAGTACGAGCGCATCGAACTGGCCGCGGTCCCGGCGACCGAGGTCGCCGGCCGCGTCGTCAACGACCTCGTGCACCTCCTCGCCGAGCTGCTGGAGAACGCCACCTCGTTCTCCTCGCCGCAGACCAAGGTCCGCGTCACCGGTCACGCGCTGCCCGACGGCCGTGTCCTCGTCGAGATCCACGACACCGGCATCGGCCTCTCCCCCGAGGACCTCGCCGCGATCAACGAGCGGCTGGCCTCGCCGCCCACCGTGGACGTCTCCGTCTCCCGACGCATGGGTCTGTTCGTGGTCGGCCGCCTGTCCCTGCGACACGGCATCCGCATCCAGCTGCGCCCGTCGGACTCCGGCGGCACGACCGCGCTCGTCATGCTCCCCGTCGACGTCGCCCAGGGCGGCAAGAAGCCCGCGCCCAAGCAGGGTCCCGGCGCGCAGGGCGCGATGCCGCAGGCTCCCTCCGCTTCCGGTGGCCGCCTGACCGGTGGTCCGGGTGCGGCCGGTGGTCCCGGCGCCGGTGGCCGTCCGGGCCTCGGTGGCGCGCCGTCCGCCTCGTCGGCGTCGGCCGGCCGGCTCGGTGCCGGTCCGAGCGCCGCCCGCGGCCAGGTCGGTGCGGGCAGCGGCCCGCGTGCGGCGCTGCCCGGCCGTGACGGTGCTCAGCGCCCGAACAGTCCGCAGAGCCAGGCGCCGCAGCAGCCGCAGCCCCAGGGCCACCAGACCTCTCAGATGCCGCAGGTGTCCCAGGAGCCGCAGCGTCCGGGCCTCGGTGCCGGTGGGTTCGGCGGTGCGCAGAGCGCCATTCCGTCCCGTACGGACGTCTGGGGCGGCCAGGGCAACCAGGGCAACCAGGGCAACCAGGGCCAGGCTCCCCAGCAGCAGCCGCAGCAGGGCCAGGGCAACCAGGCCCCGCAGGGCGGTCGCCCCGCCCAGAACGGCTACCCGCGCGCCGAGCTGCCCGGGGGCAACCCGCAGCAGCAGCGTCCGCAGACCACCAGCTGGGGCAGCGACCAGGCGCAGCCGGTCCGCCGCCCGCAGCAGGAGATGTCGCCGCTGGACGCGCCGCGCGGCCACGAGGAGCCGGAGACCACGGGCCAGTACCCCCGTCCGACGGCACCTCAGGGCCCCGGTTCCACGGGCCAGTTCCCCCGCCCTGACCTCGGACGGCAGCAGCAGAACCCGCAGCAGGCTCCTCAGGGCTACCAGCCGCAGGCCTCGCAGGACCCGGCGTCCACCGCGCAGTTCCCGCGGCCGGACTTCGGCCAGCCGCAGCAGGCGCCCCAGCAGGCCCAGGCGCCGCAGGGGTACCAGCAGCAGCCCCCGGCCCAGCGCCCGCGCGGTGGCGGCGACTACGGTGCGCCCCGCCCGGCCGGGAACCTGCCCCAGCAGCCGCAGCAGCCTCAGTTGCAGCAGCCCCGCCAGCCCGAGGCCCTGCCTCCGGCGAGCGGCCCGAGCGACGCCCGTACCCCCCTGTACGACACGCTGGAGACCAACTGGTTCCACGGTCAGGGCCAGGACCAGGGCCAGGCTCCGCAGGACAACGGACGGGGTGCGGTCGATCAGACGATGCAGACCCCGGTCGTGCCTCAGCAGCCCGCCTCCCCCGCTCCGCGGCGCCCCGCCGCGCAGGGCGGCGGCGAGGGCGGTCAGCAGCAGGGCGGACCCGCCTCCTGGCGGACCTCGCCCAACGACGAACTGGTGCGCCAGGCCGAGCGGGTCCGCAAGCCCGCGGCCGGCGGCGTCACCACCTCCGGGTTGCCGCGACGGGTCCCGAAGGCCAACCTCGTACCCGGAACCGCGCAGGAGCAGGCCCACACGGCCGGCCCTCAGGTCTCGCGTGCACCCGATGACGTCCGCGGCCGGCTCACCAATCTGCGCCGCGGTATCCAACAGGGCCGCCAGGCGGGCAACTCGACCACGGGTAGCTTCCCTCTCGGCCCGACCCACCAGCAGGAGCGTTAG
- a CDS encoding roadblock/LC7 domain-containing protein, with translation MSQAAQNLNWLITNFVDNTPGVSHTVVVSADGLLLAMSEGFPRDRADQLAAVASGLTSLTAGASRIFEGGPVAQTVVEMERGFLFLMSVSDGSSLAVLAHPECDIGLVGYEMTLLVDRAGSVLTPDLRAELQGSLLH, from the coding sequence ATGAGCCAGGCGGCGCAGAATCTGAACTGGTTGATCACCAACTTCGTGGACAACACCCCCGGGGTGTCCCACACGGTGGTGGTCTCCGCCGACGGCCTGCTGCTGGCCATGTCGGAAGGATTCCCCCGCGACCGCGCCGACCAGCTGGCGGCGGTCGCGTCCGGACTTACCTCGCTGACCGCGGGCGCGTCCCGGATCTTCGAGGGCGGTCCTGTCGCACAGACGGTCGTGGAGATGGAGCGCGGCTTCCTCTTCCTGATGTCCGTCTCCGACGGTTCCTCACTGGCCGTGCTCGCACACCCGGAGTGCGACATCGGCCTCGTGGGCTACGAGATGACGCTGCTGGTCGACCGGGCCGGCAGCGTACTCACCCCGGATCTCCGTGCCGAGCTCCAGGGAAGCCTCCTGCACTAG
- a CDS encoding DUF742 domain-containing protein gives MTPPPASHDPYGSSIDESYGYEGDQPLVRPYAMTGGRTRPRYQLAIEALVSTTADPAHLSTLLPEHQRICHLCREVKSVAEVSALLSMPLGVARILVADLAEAGMVAIHQPGNGEAGGTPDVTLLERVLSGLRKL, from the coding sequence ATGACCCCGCCCCCCGCCTCTCACGATCCGTACGGCTCCTCGATAGATGAGTCGTACGGATATGAAGGCGACCAGCCGCTGGTGCGTCCGTATGCGATGACCGGCGGCCGGACCAGGCCGCGTTACCAGCTCGCCATCGAGGCACTGGTCAGCACCACGGCCGACCCGGCGCACCTCTCGACGTTGCTCCCCGAGCACCAGCGGATCTGCCACCTGTGCCGGGAGGTCAAGTCGGTGGCCGAGGTCTCGGCGCTGCTGTCCATGCCGCTCGGCGTCGCCCGGATCCTCGTCGCCGACCTGGCGGAGGCGGGCATGGTGGCGATCCACCAGCCGGGCAACGGAGAGGCCGGCGGAACGCCGGACGTGACACTGCTCGAAAGGGTGCTCAGTGGACTTCGCAAGCTCTAG
- a CDS encoding ATP/GTP-binding protein, with the protein MDFASSSGGAARSTTSAKIVVAGGFGVGKTTFVGAVSEINPLRTEAVMTSASAGIDDLTHTGGKTTTTVAMDFGRITLDQDLILYLFGTPGQDRFWFMWDDLVRGAIGAVVLVDTRRLADCFPAVDYFENSGLPFVIALNGFEGHQPYNPEEVREALQIGPGTPIITTDARHRADAKSALITLVEHALMARLK; encoded by the coding sequence GTGGACTTCGCAAGCTCTAGCGGCGGCGCGGCGCGGTCGACCACCAGCGCGAAGATCGTGGTGGCGGGTGGCTTCGGCGTGGGCAAGACCACGTTCGTCGGCGCCGTCTCGGAGATCAACCCGCTGCGTACCGAGGCCGTCATGACCTCGGCCTCGGCCGGGATCGACGATCTGACGCACACCGGCGGCAAGACCACCACGACGGTGGCGATGGACTTCGGCCGAATCACTCTGGACCAGGACCTGATCCTGTACCTCTTCGGTACGCCCGGTCAGGACCGCTTCTGGTTCATGTGGGACGACCTGGTCCGCGGTGCCATCGGCGCCGTCGTGCTCGTGGACACCCGCCGTCTCGCCGACTGCTTCCCGGCCGTCGACTACTTCGAGAACAGCGGCCTGCCGTTCGTCATCGCTCTGAACGGCTTCGAGGGGCATCAGCCGTACAACCCGGAGGAGGTCCGCGAGGCCCTCCAGATCGGTCCGGGCACTCCCATCATCACCACCGACGCCCGTCACCGCGCGGACGCCAAGAGCGCTTTGATCACGCTTGTCGAACATGCGCTGATGGCACGACTCAAGTAG